The DNA region CATGTTATCAAGATCTATAAAGATTAGAATTAAGTTCTTTTTTAATCTTCTTGCAAGGCCCATGGTATGTTCAGCAAGAGTAATAAAACCACGCCTATTATAGAGTCCTGTTAAAGGATCAGTATTAGAGATCTTCTTCAATTCTTCTTCTAACTGCTTTCTATAAGTAATATCTAAAACGGTACCAAGAATAGCAGGCTTTCCTCTATAAGTAGTATTCACAGCACAAAGTTCAAAATATACTGTATTACCATCTATCTTTCTTATGCCTTTAAACTCATCAATCACATAATCAAGTTTTCTCTCTCTAAGTACACGTATTCGGTGTAAAAACTTTCCTTTATCCTCTTCTGCAATGATCTTTAAAAAGTCCGTAATGTCATTTAACTCAAAGGGATATCCAAGAATTTCTACAAGTTGAGGGTTTATATAGACCATCTTGTTTTCTTGAGAAATAAAAACTCCTATTAAAGATTGCTCAGCAAGTAATCTATAGCGGTCTTCTAATTCTTTATAATTTTCCCATAATATGTTCTCAAAAATTATTCCCGATAGATAACTGGAAAATCCCTCAAGATAAGATATTAGTCTATCGTCAAGAGGATCTCTTTCCTTAAATTCCAAAAGCAGTACTCCAAATAAGGAATTACTTTTCTTAAGAGGAATAGCAATAGCAGAAAGAGTCCTAAGGGTTACACTTCTTACTGTAGTTTTACGCATATCTGGGTAATATAGGATCTTTCCCTTATTTATCACATGATAAAAGGGATATCTTTCATCGTCCTTTTTTAATTCTGCTTCTATAGGTTCTGAATAGTGTCTTATTTTTAGATCTCCATTATCCACAAGAGCAATACATCCAAATTTTGCCTTAAAAACCTTTAAAATAGTATTAAATATTTCCTTTTCTAATTCCTTAGTATCCTTTTTATTAAAACCCTTTATTAAATTAAAGATATCTTGAAAAACAACCTCTTCTGTTTTATCAAGAATCTCTGTTATTATTCCTACTACTTTATCATTCATTTTTATAGGAGTAATTTTTACTTCCTCAAAATTCTCATCAAGGACAATCCTCTCTCCGCTCAAAGCTCTTGAATAATAAATAGCCTTATCGTTGAATTGTGGAAGTACCTCAAGTAATGGCTTATTCATAATTTTTTGATCTTTGATTTCAAAAAACTTTTCAAAGCTTTTGTTGTAAAAGATCAACCTTAATTTATCATCAGTGAAAAACACAGGATAATTTACTTCGTTAGAAAACCAAGATAAAAATAAATCCTTTGATTTAATCCATTGAAAAACTTCCATCCCTTCTTTCCCCCTACTACTTTTGCTCTTAAAGCATTAACTTTAATTTACCACAAATATGAAATAAATTTCAAGAACTCTTTTAACTTATTTTTAATATGTTTCCATGATAAAATTTACTTATAATGATAAAAATATGGATGCTTAAAAAGAAAGGAGGATTTTGATGAAGAAAATTTTATACGTGGTGCTTGACGGCTTAGGAGGAACTTCTGATCCGAAGCTCAATGGTAAAACCGAATTAGAAGTCGCAAAAACTCCTAACATGGACCGTTTAGCCCAAAAAGCAAAACTCGGTCTCATGTATCCTATAGGTCCCAATATTGCTCCTGAGTCTGACGCAGCAGTTTTAAGCATTCTTGGTTATGATGTGGATAAATATTACACTGGAAGAGGTCCCTTAGAAGCCCATGGAGCAGATATTGAAGTTAGAGATGGAGATCTTGCTTGGAGGGCCAATTTTGCAACAGTAGACGAAGAAACCTTAAAGATCCTTGATCGAAGAGCAGGAAGAAATTTATCTACAGAAGAGGCAAAAGCCCTTGCAGAGGAGGTAAATCAAAAAGTAAAGCTGGAAGATGCAGAATTTATCTTTAAAGCCACCGTAGGACATAGAGGAGTTCTGGTTATAAGGAGCAAAAAAGGAAAACTTTCTGCCAATGTGGAAAATATAGATCCCGGGTATAAGAGACATGGACCTTATAGTATTGCCATTTCCAATCCTCCATCAGAAGTACAAAAATGTATCCCCCTTGATGATTCTGAAGAAGCAAAAGAGGCTGCAAAACTTACCAATGAGTTCGTAATTAAAGCCTTTGAAGTACTAAAAAATTCTGAAATTAACAAAAAGAGAAAGGCAGAGGGTAAAAAACCTGCAAATATAATTCTATTAAGAGATGCAGGAGATTCTCTTCCTAAGGTCCCAACTCTACAAGAGCTTTATGGGCTTACCTTTGGAAGTATTGTAGAGATGCCTGTAGAAAGAGGAATTGCACTCCTTACTGGAATGAAAGAAGTACCTATAGAAGACGCTACCAATTACAAGCTTTGGGCAGATAAGGTAATCTATGCTTTAGAGCACTATGATGGAGTATATGCCCATTTAAAAGGTCCTGATGTACCTGGACATGATGGGGATTATGATAAAAAGATCAAAAGTATAGAAGATATTGATTCTATTTTCTTTGAAAGTCTCTTACCTAAGCTTGACTTTTCAAAAGTGGTTATAGCTGTAACTGCAGATCATGCTACCCCTTGTATGTTAAAGTCCCACTCCGAAGATCCAGTACCACTAATGATTATTACCAATGGAATTACTCCTGATGGTCTTACCTACTTTGGAGAAAGTGCTTGTAGTAAAGGTAGCATTGGGAAAATTAAAGGAACAGAACTTTTGCCTCTTCTTGTAAAAATAGCAAAAGAATAGATCTAGGGAGGACACTGTCCTCCCTTTTTAATAATTGACCTTCCTTGTCAAGGTTCCTCTTCTTTTTGAAATTTTTTCTGCTAAATTAAAAGAACCTATCCCCAGAATTAAACTCAAAAAAGTAGTGAGCAGGCTATAAACTAGAAGTTGTTGAGAAGAGATATGATTCAAAAAGAGAGATTTTAGTCCCATAGATCTTCTTCCCCCCTCTATAAGGTAGAGAAAAGGGTTTATAAAGGAGAGAAATCTTAAGAGAAGTTGAAGAGCAGAAACTGTTCCCTCTATCAAATAATTAGCACCCTCTCCCATAAAAAGAGAAAAAGATGCTAAAAATAGACCAAAACCTATGCCTGCTAATAGGAACAAAAAGACATACAAGAAAAAGCTGTGAGATAACTGATAAGATGAACCTAATAATATGAAGAGAAAAAGAATCACAAAAGCACTAAACATCTCAGAAAAACCTACCCCAAAAGACCTAGCGATTATCTTAAACAAAAAACTTCCTGGCGCAATATAGATAGGAATTAAAGTCTCATAGAAATTTCTATCATCAAAAATTGTCCAAACCATTCCCGAACTGGTACCACTTAAAATGTAAAACAAAAGATTCCCTGCAAGAATAAAATAAAAGTAATCCATAGCCTCTTTGCCCCTTGCGAAATAAACCACTAAGAATAAAATCTCCACCATAAAAAGAGGTCTTACAAAACTATATAGTAAAAACCAGTACCACTCAGTCCAATTAGTCCATATCTTCCACCCAAGAACCAAAAGAGAATAAAACCTTCTTACTATTGCCATCTTACGATTAATCTTCCCTCTCTTCTCGCTATGGTCTCAATTCTTTTAGCAAGGTAAAAGGAACCTCCTATGTAAATGCCAGATAAGAAAAGAAGTATAACTGTTTCTAACTCCACTGTTAAAAAAGCAAAAGGTTTACTTCCTAAAATCAAAGTTTGTCTTAAAGCATCAAGTCCTAAAGTGGTGGGAAGCAAAGAAGATAAAAAGGATATAATAAAAGGAAAAACTTTTACAGGAAAGAAAAACCCAGAAAAAAGATAGATAGGCTCTTGGAGAAGACTTGCAAGATGCCAAGCCTCTCTTCCCGAAAGAAGAAAAACACTAGAAAGCATCATACCAAGACCATAAAGAGCTATCAATGTTATTGAAAAGATAAAAAGAGCTGAAGAAAGATTACTAAAATCTACAGGAATTTTAAAAATCAAAATACCAAGGATGAGAATAGAAATAGCTCTTACTGAAGCGGCTACCATACCGCCAAGGGCCATGCCTATAAGGATACTATTTATGGAACAAGGTGCAATAAAAAAGATAGGAAGATTTCCTGTCATCCTTTCCCAATAAAGTTGAGATGCCATAGACCACAAAATATTAAGCCAATAAGCAATCATGGCTCCACCAAGAATAACAAAGGCATAAGCAAAATCAGGCACATTAAGAGATTTATATATAAATACAAAGGTGCTCACTCCAAGAAGGGGAAGAAGGACATCAAAAGGGATCCAGAAAAGATCCCTTTTGATGTCCTTCTTCCTACAATCTTTATAAAAGCCTCCTCTAAGGATGGTTCTTTCCTCCTCAAAAATAGAATTTTTTCTCCTTTTTCATTAATATAAGAAAGAACATTGCTTATTAAATTTTCCTCCCTCAAAGAAAACTTTATATAAATTTTTCCATCGAGAAATCTTTTCTCAATAAGTCTAACTCCTCTTATCTCATTAAGATCTAAATCACCGCTATATGAGACTTCAATCTCATAAACTATATCCTCTTGTACCATAGCCTTTAATCCCATGGGCGTATCTAAGGCAAGGATTTTACCCTTATCAATAATAGCTATGTATTTACAAAGCTCTTCTACTTCTGAAAGGTAATGGGTCGTAAGAATTACTGTCCTATTCCCTTCTTTCACCCATTCTTTCACGTAGTTTCTTATAAATCTTGCGGATTCCACATCAAGCCCTACTGTAGGTTCATCAAGGAAAAGTACCTCAGGATCATTTATTAATCCTCTCATAAGTTGCAATCTCTGTTTCTCGCCTGTAGAAAGAGTATTAAGAAGGCTCTCTGCTCTTTCTTTAAGTCCAAATTCCTTTATATAAAAATCAATTTTTCTTTTTGCTTCCCTTAGATTAAGCCCATAAAGTTGAGAAAAGAAAAAAAGATTCTCTCTTACGGTGAGTATTCCATACCCTGGATTTTCGCCTCCTGAGACGAGATTTATCTTAGACCTTATCTTATTAAATTCCTTTTCTACATCAAAACCAAGAACAAAAGCCTTTCCACTTGTAGGAAGTAAAAGAGTAGTAAGAATCCTTATCAAAGTGGTTTTTCCTGCACCATTCCTACCTAAAATGCCCAATATTTGTCCCTTTGTTATCTGTAAGTTTACATCCTTTAAAGCTTCTATTATCTTTTTCTCTCTCTTATTAAAAAAGCTTCTTGAAAGATCAATAGTTTGTGATATATTATTAAAAGTTGTAATTTATCCTT from Dictyoglomus turgidum DSM 6724 includes:
- a CDS encoding ABC transporter ATP-binding protein; this encodes MTTFNNISQTIDLSRSFFNKREKKIIEALKDVNLQITKGQILGILGRNGAGKTTLIRILTTLLLPTSGKAFVLGFDVEKEFNKIRSKINLVSGGENPGYGILTVRENLFFFSQLYGLNLREAKRKIDFYIKEFGLKERAESLLNTLSTGEKQRLQLMRGLINDPEVLFLDEPTVGLDVESARFIRNYVKEWVKEGNRTVILTTHYLSEVEELCKYIAIIDKGKILALDTPMGLKAMVQEDIVYEIEVSYSGDLDLNEIRGVRLIEKRFLDGKIYIKFSLREENLISNVLSYINEKGEKILFLRRKEPSLEEAFIKIVGRRTSKGIFSGSLLMSFFPFLE
- a CDS encoding ABC transporter permease; the encoded protein is MSTFVFIYKSLNVPDFAYAFVILGGAMIAYWLNILWSMASQLYWERMTGNLPIFFIAPCSINSILIGMALGGMVAASVRAISILILGILIFKIPVDFSNLSSALFIFSITLIALYGLGMMLSSVFLLSGREAWHLASLLQEPIYLFSGFFFPVKVFPFIISFLSSLLPTTLGLDALRQTLILGSKPFAFLTVELETVILLFLSGIYIGGSFYLAKRIETIARREGRLIVRWQ
- a CDS encoding alkaline phosphatase family protein encodes the protein MKKILYVVLDGLGGTSDPKLNGKTELEVAKTPNMDRLAQKAKLGLMYPIGPNIAPESDAAVLSILGYDVDKYYTGRGPLEAHGADIEVRDGDLAWRANFATVDEETLKILDRRAGRNLSTEEAKALAEEVNQKVKLEDAEFIFKATVGHRGVLVIRSKKGKLSANVENIDPGYKRHGPYSIAISNPPSEVQKCIPLDDSEEAKEAAKLTNEFVIKAFEVLKNSEINKKRKAEGKKPANIILLRDAGDSLPKVPTLQELYGLTFGSIVEMPVERGIALLTGMKEVPIEDATNYKLWADKVIYALEHYDGVYAHLKGPDVPGHDGDYDKKIKSIEDIDSIFFESLLPKLDFSKVVIAVTADHATPCMLKSHSEDPVPLMIITNGITPDGLTYFGESACSKGSIGKIKGTELLPLLVKIAKE
- a CDS encoding diguanylate cyclase, with the protein product MEVFQWIKSKDLFLSWFSNEVNYPVFFTDDKLRLIFYNKSFEKFFEIKDQKIMNKPLLEVLPQFNDKAIYYSRALSGERIVLDENFEEVKITPIKMNDKVVGIITEILDKTEEVVFQDIFNLIKGFNKKDTKELEKEIFNTILKVFKAKFGCIALVDNGDLKIRHYSEPIEAELKKDDERYPFYHVINKGKILYYPDMRKTTVRSVTLRTLSAIAIPLKKSNSLFGVLLLEFKERDPLDDRLISYLEGFSSYLSGIIFENILWENYKELEDRYRLLAEQSLIGVFISQENKMVYINPQLVEILGYPFELNDITDFLKIIAEEDKGKFLHRIRVLRERKLDYVIDEFKGIRKIDGNTVYFELCAVNTTYRGKPAILGTVLDITYRKQLEEELKKISNTDPLTGLYNRRGFITLAEHTMGLARRLKKNLILIFIDLDNMKWINDNLGHNIGDLALKETADILKKTFRENDLIARIGGDEFVILGVVEKEEDKDEILNRLRHKVEISNQRKDKAYKLSLSIGTVFYNPESPCSIEELLQMADKMMYEEKKRKKEAGINNY